A window of the Hordeum vulgare subsp. vulgare chromosome 5H, MorexV3_pseudomolecules_assembly, whole genome shotgun sequence genome harbors these coding sequences:
- the LOC123452998 gene encoding E3 ubiquitin-protein ligase ARIH2-like, producing the protein MAGDDGLTALHEQAALASSAAVSASDLEFAFQLQVSEAIQASLRANSNPSSSSSSAAAAAVASSLFQYAPVVEPSDVAYALAVHAADLARAEEDRLEAQGLLAAHAQAAATVRIAAHDAVFARELASIPEDQWARDGDNIERPLDPTKPLFRVFFKGLSSKGVVGPRDRDPGVAVLAVALADQQGNVVLRIQKPVEASVGGRMTLEVMALTVGLEAAFGLGIQSIKIVTDYRVLYNHLLGIWRPTQKKLADMIDQVLSVRKKFKQCEVLFVERRQIDYVMKLARESVESQLAKAITVHAGMDMRENCAICLEDTDVSKIHAVEGCAHRFCFSCMKEHVKVKLLHGMLPACPQDGCTKQLTVEGSKVFLSPRLLGIMVQRIREAQIPPAQKIYCPYPKCSALMSLSDVIQPMQESCSKYTVADSATLRKCVKCRGSFCISCRVPWHDRMTCHDYKMMHPHAHSGDAKLENLAERRLWRKCVKCQHMIELAEGCYHMTCVCGYEFCYTCGKEWKAKKPTCSCPLWDEHNIIRNDLRANVVRENIQEYEDEYDDDEDDYYVQEGAHHNQGFQ; encoded by the exons ATGGCCGGTGACGATGGCCTGACGGCCCTCCACGAGCAGGCAGCCCTggcctcctccgccgccgtctCGGCCTCCGACCTCGAGTTCGCCTTCCAACTCCAGGTCTCGGAGGCCATCCAAGCatctcttcgcgccaacagtaacccctcctcctcttccagcTCAGCCGCCGCAGCGGCTGTCGCCTCCTCCCTATTTCAGTACGCCCCTGTGGTCGAGCCATCGGACGTCGCATACGCCCTAGCGGTCCACGCCGCCGACCTCGCTCGCGCCGAGGAGGACCGCCTGGAGGCCCAGGGTCTCCTCGCGGCCCACGCCCAAGCGGCCGCCACCGTCCGCATCGCCGCCCACGACGCCGTCTTCGCGCGCGAGCTCGCCTCCATTCCAGAGGACCAGTGGGCTCGTGATGGCGACAACATCGAGCGCCCCCTCGACCCGACCAAACCCCTCTTCCGCGTCTTCTTCAAGGGCTTGTCGAGCAAGGGGGTGGTGGGGCCGCGGGACCGGGACCCGGGCGTCGCGGTGCTCGCCGTGGCCCTGGCCGATCAACAAGGAAATGTGGTGCTCAGGATACAGAAGCCGGTGGAAGCATCCGTGGGTGGGCGCATGACGCTCGAGGTAATGGCGCTCACCGTAGGCCTGGAGGCGGCTTTTGGGTTGGGGATCCAAAGCATCAAGATTGTCACAGATTACAGGGTGCTGTACAACCAT TTGCTTGGAATTTGGCGGCCAACACAGAAGAAGCTTGCAGATATGATAGATCAGGTCCTGTCAGTGCGAAAGAAATTTAAGCAATGTGAAGTATTATTTGTCGAACGAAGGCAGATTGATTATGTGATGAAACTAGCCAGAgaatcagtagagtctcagcttgccaAAGCTATTACTGTGCATGCTGGCATGGACATGAGAGAGAATTGCGCCATCTGCCTTGAAGACACTGATGTTTCTAAAATTCATGCAGTCGAAGGTTGTGCACATCGCTTCTGCTTCTCCTGCATGAAGGAGCATGTGAAAGTTAAGCTACTCCACGGAATGCTCCCAGCTTGCCCCCAAGATGGTTGCACTAAGCAGCTGACTGTCGAGGGTTCAAAGGTATTCCTGTCACCGCGACTCTTAGGGATCATGGTGCAACGTATCAGGGAAGCACAAATCCCTCCCGCTCAAAAGATTTATTGTCCATACCCCAAGTGTTCAGCCTTAATGTCGTTGAGTGATGTGATACAGCCAATGCAAGAATCTTGCTCAAAGTACACTGTTGCTGATTCTGCCACATTGAGAAAGTGTGTTAAATGCAGAGGCTCGTTCTGCATCAGCTGTAGGGTTCCATGGCATGACAGGATGACTTGCCATGACTATAAGATGATGCACCCCCATGCTCATTCAGGAGATGCCAAGTTAGAGAACCTTGCAGAGCGCCGGCTATGGCGCAAGTGTGTCAAATGCCAGCACATGATTGAACTCGCAGAGGGTTGCTACCATATGACTTGTGT GTGCGGCTACGAATTCTGCTACACCTGTGGGAAGGAATGGAAGGCCAAGAAACCAACCTGCTCCTGCCCGCTGTGGGATGAACACAATATAATCCGTAATGATCTTAGGGCCAATGTTGTCCGTGAAAACATTCAGGAATATGAAGATGagtacgatgatgatgaggacgattaCTATGTTCAAGAAGGTGCTCACCATAACCAGGGGTTTCAGTAA